Sequence from the uncultured Flavobacterium sp. genome:
TGTTATGGCAGTTTCTGAAAATCACGCTTGGGCGGATAAAAAATATGTTGTTGCAGAGGATTTTATCAACGAACATTTACTGATTCATTCTCTTCCGATGGAAACGGTAACGATTCATCAATTTCTTTTGGCTCCAGCCAAAGTAACTCCGAAGAAAATCACGCCGCTTCCTTTGACTGAAGCTTCTCTGGAAATGGTTAAAGCAGATATGGGCGTAATGTCTATGGCAAAATGGGCTTTATTACCACATTTGAAAAACAATCCGATAAAAGCCGTAAAAATTGGAAAGAACGGTTTAAAGAGAAAGCATTTTATCGCGATTAGAGAAAACGAGCAATATCCGGATTATTTTCATCATTTTATCACCTTTTTACAAAACGAAATCAATTTGCAATGGAATATTCAATAAGAAAGTGCGAAGTATCAGACTTGCCAAAATTGGTCATTTTATGTCAAAAACATGCCGAATATGAAAAAGCCGATTATTCGCCGGAAGGAAAAGAAGAAGGATTGAAAAAAGCATTGTTTGGCGAACATCCAAAATTAAACTGTTTTGTAGTTGCAACCGATAATGATATCGTTGGATATGTCTCTTATACTTTTGATTTTTCGACCTGGAGCGCGGGTGATTTCTTGTATATGGATTGTCTTTATCTGGAAGAAAACACCAGAAACTTTGGAATTGGTGAAGTCTTAATCAACAAACTTAAAGAAATTGCAAAAGACAAAAACTGTGTCAACATGCAATGGCGAACGCCTCAATTTAATGAAAGAGCGATAAAATTCTACAACAGAATTGGCGCAAAAGGAAAAGACAAAATTTGTTTCTTTTTAGATTTGTAAACATTAATTCTTGAAATTTAATTTCGTGAATTCATCGATAACCAACGGATTTAAATCCGTCTCTACAATATAAATCGTTCCTCCGGAACTTTTTACAAAAACATTAAGTTCAAATTAAACACAATATATTAAAACCTTAGAACCTCAGTTTCTTAGAACCTTAGAATTTCAAAAAATGACTCAAATAAGCATATTAGGTTGCGGTTGGCTTGGTTTGCCTTTAGCGAAAAGCTTAATCGTAAAAAAGCGTTATTCGGTAAACGGATCAACAACTTCTGAAAATAAACTTACTGTTTTGGAAAATGCAGGAATAAATCCGTTTTTGGTAGCGCTTGAAAGCGAAAGTGTTTCTGAAAGTATCATTCCTTTTTTAGCTGAAAGCGAAATCTTAATTATTGATATTCCGCCTAAATTGAGAGGAAATAATGATGTTTCTTCCCGAAAGGTTTTTGTCGAAAAAATAGAAAATCTAATTCCGTTTATAGAAAAATCAACCGTAAAAAAAGTACTTTTCGTAAGTTCAACTGCGGTTTATGGCAATGACAACGGAAACATTACCGAAGAAACTATTCCGAATCCAGAAACTGAAAGCGGAAAACAATTGCTTTTGGCGGAAGCTATTTTACAAAAAAATCAAAATTTCGAAACTACTATTTTACGCTTCGGCGGATTAATTGGCGAAGATCGTCATCCTGTTAAACATTTAGCCGGAAAAGAAAACCTTGAAAATCCAGACGCGCCCATAAATTTAATTCATCAAAATGATTGTATAAAAATCATTGAGGAAATAATAAGCCAATCAAAATGGAATGAAATTTTTAACGCCGTTGCACCTTTTCATCCAACTCGAGAGGAATATTATACGCAACAAGCAAAAGAACAAAACTTAGTTTTACCCAAATTCAGCGCTGAAAAATCGAATATCAAAAAGACTATTTCAAGTGAAAAAATAGAAACTATATTAAACTATCAATTTAAACTGGATGTTTATTGAACCATATAAGTTATGTAAGTTCATTTTAGTTGGATTGCTAAAACATTGAGATTAAAAATAATGTGGTTAAATATTTTACCGCAAAGTGCACAAAGTTTTTTTTAAGTTATACTTTATAAAAACACAAAGTTCGCAAAGCTTTATGTTGATCTAGCTTTGCGAACTTTGTGTTTTCTATGTGCAAAGTAAAATTAAATCTTAGCGCCCTTTACGGTAAAAACACACCCAGTTTTATATTTACTTCAATAACTTATATGGTTTAAAAACAAAATTCTTATTTTCACTTCGCAAAATAACTTCTTTCATGGTAAGACATTTCAGGTTTATATTCACTTTCAGCATTTTATTACTTTCATTATCGCAATGTTTCGCCCAAACAGATTCTACGGCAACAGAAGAACATGAACGTACTGAAAGAATAAAACAATTTCACTCAGACATTCTCGTTAAAGAAAACGGAAACATTGTCGTTACCGAAACTATTACCGTTTATGCCGCAGAACAAGAAATAGATCACGGTATTTTTCGCGAACTTCCAATGAAAAATTATTCACCTAAAGCTCGTAGAAATAATTTTTATACCGTTTTGGATGTTACCAAAGATTGGCTCAAAGAACCTTATCACACAAAAATAAATAGCGAGAATTTCACGATTTATGTTGGCGACAAACACATTTCACTTAAAGAAGGAACTTATACTTATAAAATAACTTACGAAGTCGAAGCGCAAATTCTGCCATACGACAACTTCGACGAGGTTTATTGGAATGTTACCGGAAACTATTGGCAATTTGAAATCGAAAATGTTTCGGCAAAAGTAATTTTACCAAACGGAACATCTATTTTACAAACGCATTGTTATACCGGAGTTTTAGGATCAAAAGAAAGTGATTGTAATTCAAAAATCGGTGGGAATTCGGTTTATTTTACTTCAAAAAATTTAAAACAAGAAGAAGGTTTTACTGTAGCCGTAGGATTTCCAAAAGGAATTGTTCATCAACCGTTCTTTTCACCGCATTACAAAATGGAGGAATTTGTCTCGGCAGGAAAATTGCTTTTAGCATTTCTACCCGTTTCAATTTGTTTCCTGTTTTTCTATTTTTCATGGAAAACCTATGGCAAAGATCCTTTACCTTCTTATGAAAGCAGTGAATCTATAGATTTAAAAGGACGTTTTTCTGCAACTTCGCTGCGATATCTAAAAGAAAGATATTCTAATTCTCAAACACTTTTGGTTTCGATAATTAGTCTTTCGATTAAAGGCGCGATCGAAATTACCGGTAACGGATTACAGACATGGAAAGAAGGATTCGAATATTATCTGGTAAAAGGGACAAAAACAACAAATTTATCGCAGGAAGAAAATGCCGTTTTAGAGACTTTATTCAAAGAAAGTAACACTTTTGCAATCAACGCTGAATCTTACATTGTTTTTGGCGAGGCAGAAAAAGCGCTTGAAAAATCACTTAAAAGTCAATACAATCTAAAAGATTATTTTTCTTTCAATCTAAAACAAATATTTATTGGGGTGCTGCTCACAATTGTTGCAATTGCCGGATATAGTTACTTAACGGCAGGCACAGCATTGTTATTTGTGATCTTTGGTTTTTCTATGATGATGCTTACCGTGCTATTAATCACTATAGCCATCAAGTCAATTAGAAGTAAACAAGCTGCAATAGCTTTTCCTTGCATTATTATTTCCATTTTTACTGGCGTTTTTACCTATGCTTCTTTTTTTGCCGTTAACATCGATAAAAACTATTCGGCTCTAAATGCATTAGTTATATTTTTACTACTTGCCGGTTTTGCAATATATCTGAGCTTGATTGGTTCTTATACTAAACTGGGACTTGCTGTAAAAAACCAAACTGAAAATTTAAAACAGCAATTATTAAATTATGTTTTAGATCAAAATTCAGATATTATAAAAACATACGAAGAAAATCTTCCCTACGCTTTTGCATTGAGTATTGAAAAAGAATGGAATTTAAAATTTGAAGAAGCCTTAAAAAATCTAAATTACACCAGTAACTGGATCAAAACCAGCGATGGTTCTGTGGGATTCTCCAATCAAATTGTAGTTCATTTTTATAATACTTATAATTCCTCTTCAGCTTCGAGCTCTTCCAGCAGCGGAAGTTCAGGTGGTGGAAGTTCCGGCGGAGGTGGTGGAGGAGGCGGTGGCGGTGGCTGGTAGAATTCACACCGCAATTAGAACAATTAAATACACTATTCAAGATGAATCATACAGTTCATATCCAGACTCCTATAGGAATTGCGCGAATTATTGGGGACGAAAATGGAGTTTCGGAGATTTCTGTTTTAGATGAAGGAGAAATTTCTACAGAGATTCCCGATGAATTAAAAGATGCCGCTCTTCAACTTCAGGAATACTTTGACAAAAAAAGACTCACTTTTGATTTCAAACTAAACCCAAAAGGAACCGAGTTTCAGCAAAAAGTATGGAAATCTCTATTAGAAATTCCATATGGAAAAACGATAAGTTACATGGATCAGACTAAAAAGCTGGGCGATGTAAAAGCAATTCGTGCCGTAGCATCTGCAAATGGCAAAAATCCGTTATGGATTGTCGTGCCTTGCCATCGTGTTATTGGCACAAATGGCTCGCTAACAGGTTATGCAGGAGGTTTATCTCGTAAAAAATGGTTACTCGAACATGAAAACCCAACAACGCAACAAAGTTTGTTTTAAAAATTATAGTCTATTTCTTATATAAAATAGAATTTGTGTGTACTTTTATAAATCTAAGATGTCTAATATCTAAGAAGTCTTAAAACATGATTGAAAAAATAAACCTCAACAACATATTATTTCTCGATATAGAAACTGTTCCGGAAGAAGAGAACTTCAATTCGCTTGACGCGGAAATGCAATCTTTATGGGATCATAAAACACAATATCAAAGAAAGGACGATTTTACTCCGGAAGAATTTTACGATCGCGCCGGAATTTGGGCCGAATTTGGGAAGATTATCTGTATTTCGGTTGGATATTTTACAATAAAAGGTGACGTCAGAAACTTTAGAGTAACATCGTTTTTTGGCGATGAAAAGAAGATATTAAAGGATTTCAATAATCTGCTGAACAATCATTTTAATCAGCCACAACATCTTTTATGCGGACATAATGCCAAAGAGTTTGATATTCCGTTTATTGCCCGAAGAATGATCATCAATCAAATTGCGATTCCGGACAAGCTTAATCTATTTGGGAAGAAACCTTGGGAAATTGCTCATTTAGACACTTTAGAATTATGGAAGTTTGGCGACTATAAACATTTCACGTCTTTAAAGTTGCTGACTAAGATTCTCGGTGTTCCATCGCCAAAAGGCGATATTGACGGAAGTCAGGTTGGCCATGTTTATTACGTAGAAAAAGACATCGACAGAATCATAACGTATTGCGAAAAAGATACAATTGCCGTAGCGCAGGTTTTCCTTCGCTTACGCCGAGAAGAATTATTGATCGATGATGAAATTATTCATGTATAATTGAAGATGCTAAGGTTCTGAGGTACTAAGGCACTGAGATTGCTTATCATGAACTTATATAACTTATATGGTTTAATTTTTTAGAAAATGACACATTCGGAAATATCGCATTATCGTCTTATTTCGCAAAAGCTTTATAAATCGACTCCATTTTCGCCACAGGAAATTGTACGGCATTTAGGCGCGATGCAAGCGCAGGATTATGCGATGGCAAAATGGGCGATTGGTTCTCGCTGTGATTCTTCTGAAAAAGCGATTGAAGAAGCTGTAAATTCAGCAGAAATTATTCGAACTCATATTCTAAGACCAACTTGGCATTTTGTTGCTTCCGATGATATTTACTGGATGCTGGATGTTTCGGCGCCACAAGTCAAACGATTTACCGCTTCGGCTGCCAAAAAATATGGTTATGATGATAAAAAACTAGATCAGGTTAATTCTCAAATCGAAAAAATGTTAAGTGGAAATAATCATTTGACTCGCGACGAAATCATGCAGGAACTTAATATCAAGAAAACTTCTAATGAAGATTTTTTAAGTGCCGCGATTATGATGAATGCGGAATTGGATGGTTTAGTTTGTAACGGAAGAATGAAAGGCAAACAAATCACTTATTCTCTACTTGAAGAAAGAGTTATTAAACCAAAAAACAAACTTACAAAAGAAGAAGCGTTAGCAAAATTAGCGCTTAGATATTTCAAAAGTCATGGTCCTGCAACGTTACTTGACTTTTCGTGGTGGTCTGGTTTTCCGCCAACTACCTGCAAATTGACTATTAATGCAATAGAGTTGCAATTGAATTCTATTGAGATTGATAACCAAACTTATTGGTTTGGAAATGATATTTCTGTAGAATCTGACTTCCGCGAAAGCGTACATTTTCTTCCTGCTTTTGATGAGATTTTAATTTCGTATAAAACTCGTGAAGCATCTATTTTATCGGAACATCAATCTAAAGCTTTTACCAATAATGGAATCTTTAAACCAATTATTCTCGAAAACGGAAAAGTTATTGGAACCTGGAAAAGAACTATTAAAAAAGATCACGCCAAAATAGAAACGCAATTTTTTCATGAAACCGAAAATCATAAAAAAGCAATTCTGTTTGAAGAGCTTAAAGCTTTTGAAAACTATCTGGGAACAAAAATTGTTATTGAATAAATTGATTTTTCACTAAAAACATACGATTTCAGATAAAGAGTTGTTGTTTCAACGATAAATTCTTTGTGCATTTTATTGCTAAATAATTACATTTACAAAAAAAACAGCGCTATGGTATTAAGTAGATTTTGGTTAACTATTTTTATTTCGTCGATTATCTTTATTATAATCAGCTTATTCACAGCCAACACTTATACTATTGATTATGTTTTGAATGGAAAAAAGGATGATCCTATTCTTATTTCAGAAAAATATGCGGAGCAACTTCCTGCTTTTATCAAAGACAGCATCAAAAAAGCGCCGGATCAGACTATGATTATAAATCGTGATACGCTTAATGCCGACACAACTTACGTTTATAAAAACAAAACCGTAAAAATCTACAGCGGGGTTCAAAAATCAGATGGTTTATTACCAACTTGCAAGACTACTTTACTCGATTTGATTCTGCCACTTATCGCCTATTTAGCTTTTTTCTGCGGATTAATGGAACTTTTAATCATTTCTGGAGTATCTGGAAAATTAGCTAAAGCTTTGAGTCCGGTTTTTGTAAAAGTATTTCCAAGTATTCCAAAAAATCACCCTTCTATATCGTATATGACGTTAAACTTTGCAGCGAACTTCTTAGGATTAGATTCTGCTGCAACGCCATTTGGTCTTAAAGCAATGGAAAGTTTACAAGAAATAAACCCGGATAAAGACAAAGCCAGTGACGCACAAATTATGTTTATGTGTCTACATGCTTCTGGTTTGACTTTGATAGCGACTTCAATTATTGGTTATCGCGCTGCTGCGAATGCAAGCAATCCCGCTGATGTTATGTTGCCTTGTATCATTACTTCGTTTATTGGTACAATTGCCGCCTTTTTAATTGTTGGAATCAAACAGAAAATCAACTTTAAGAGCGCTTCACTTGTTATCGCCTTAATGGTATTAATCGCCGCCATTGTTGGTTTGTTGATGTACGTGAACCATTTGGATTTAATAGGAAAAAATTATTTTACCGCTAATCTTTCAGGATTAATATTAATCGGGATAATTGTTGCGACTTTGATTTTTTCATTCATACATGAAAAGAAATTCACCGAAGCAAACACTACCGTTTTTGATGCTTTCGTAGTTGGGGCAAATAACGGAGTTAAAACGGGAGTTACGATTTTTCCTTATGTTTTAGGAATGTTAGTCGCTATTTCGTTATTCAGAAACAGTGGTTTATTTGAAATTATTAGTGATGGAATTGCTTTTATTTTCTCAAATATGGGTGTCAACAAACAAATTACCGATGCTTTGCCGGTTGCAATGTTAAGACCTTTTAGTTCTGCAGGATCACGAGGATTTTTGATTGATTCAATGAATACTTTTGGTGCAGATTCCTTAACGGGAAGATTAAGCAGCATTTTTCAATGTAGTGCCGAAAGTACTTTTTATGTGATTGCTGTTTACTTTGGTTCTGTTAATATCAAAAATACCCGATATGCTTTAGGCACAATGCTTCTGGTTGATGTGATTTGTGTAATTACGGCGATTTTTGTTGCTAGCTGGTTTTTTTAAATCATTATATAATTTAAACTGGACTGAAGTCCAGCCTTACAATATAGATCGAGCCGTTGGCTCTTTATTTTGAAATTTTGTAAAAAAACATATATCATTCGAATAGAATTTGTTAAAGTTCCGAAGGAACAAATCATATTGTAGGGCCGGATTTCAATCCGGTTTAAACGTAAGAATAAAATCAATATTTTGTAAGAATATTTTGTATTATTGTAAAACGAAATCATCGTTTAAAATAATACACATAGAATGTCAAATACATTTCATCAAGTTTATATTCAGGTTGTTTTTGCAGTAAAATATAGAGAAGCAGTCATTACGAATGAATGTAAACCTAAAATATTAAGCGTAATTGGAAATTTAATAAATGAAACCGGTTGTAAAACGATTATCGTAAATGGTACCGAAGATCACATTCATTGTCTTTTAGCGCTTAAACCCACAATTTCTATTTCGGATTTGATGAAAGTTATAAAAGGAAAATCATCGAAATTTATAAATGATCATCAATTGACAAAACATAGATTTGAATGGCAAGTAGGCTATGGCGCTTTTTCTTATAGTAAATCTCACATCGATTCGGTCTATAAATACATTGCCAATCAGGAAGAACATCACAAAAAACAAAATTTCAAAGATGAATATTCTTCTTTTTTAGACAAATACAATGCGACATTTGATAAAAGATGTCTTTTTGAAAATCTAATGTAATTAAAACACAATCCATATTATTTATGTTAACCGGATTAAAATATATACAATCAATTTTCGTTTAAACCGGATTGAAATCCGGCCCTACAATATAAATCGAGCCGTTGGCTCTTTATCTTGAAATCTTGTAAACAATAAAAGAAACATAAATAATTCGAATGCAATTTATTAAAGTTCCGAAAGAACGAATCATATTGTAAGGCCGGATTTCAATCCGGTTTACACAAACAACATAATAAATATCAAAATACCACAAATTCATGAAACCACAATCCCTTTTTATTTTATTTCTATTGATTGGTTGTCAAAAACCTAAATCTGAATCACAAATAACGAGTACAACGCCTACAGAAACCAAAACAGAAGTTGCTATTGCAAAAGAAGAAAAATTCTTAAAAACGGATACACTTTTTATTTCTGAAGATGGAGAAACATCAAATAACAATTATGTTCTGGCGCATCTTGTAGACCAGAAAGCAGATAAAGACAGTATTGTAACAGGAAAATATCAACTTGATTTTTATCTGGATAAAAGCAAAACCGCTTCTTCAAAGATTACGATTAAAGGAATTGAAAAAGGATCAGAATGGGGAGCTTCTTATGGATTGACTTCGGCTGCAGCCAAAAATTCTCCCTTTATTCAAATCAGTTTTGGATATCCTGCTTGCGGATATAATCAGAGTCACTATTTGTATCATTTGAAAAACAGCAATTTACAACTCGTTTATGAATGGGATTCTATGACTGATAGTGGTTGGGGAAGTTGGGTTGAGTTCGAGAATCCTTCGGCGAAAGCCAATCCTGAATCATTCTACTGCAAGACAGTTGCTTTTGAACCGGAAGACAATGACGAAAACATGGGAACTGTCACACATTCAGATTCGATAGTTTTTCGCTTAAGCGGAAATAGTTATAAAAAGCAGCTCCTTTCGGCAAAAGACAAGACTTATTTCGAGAAAAAAATGTCTTTTGATGCTTTTCACAATCAAAAATAAACGCACAAACGGCCCTTATTCAAATTCTTTCTTAGGTAAATAATTTCTAACTTTGTAAAAAACAAAGCAATGATTGATTTTATATACCAAGACCCTTATCCTATTTTAAAGGATGATACGCAATACCGCAAAATCACTTCTGATTTTGTAAAAGTAGAGCAATTTGGAGAACGTGAAGTTTTAACCGTTGATCCAAAAGGACTAGAATTACTGGCTGAAGAAGCCTTAACTGATGTTTCGTTTATGTTGCGAACGACACATTTGCAAAAACTACGCAATATTCTTGACGATCCTGAAGCTACAGACAACGATCGTTTTGTAGCTTATAATTTGCTTCAAAATGCTTCGGTCGCTGCCGAAGGTCAGTTACCAAGTTGCCAAGATACAGGAACGGCAATTGTAATGGCCAAAAAAGGAGAAAGCATCTTTACTGGTGTTGATGATTCTGAATGGTTGAGTAGAGGAATTTTCAATACGTACCAAAAACGTAATTTACGTTACTCGCAGATTGTTCCGATTTCGATGTTTGAAGAAAAAAATTCAGGTTCGAATCTTCCGGCACAAATTGATATTTATGCTAAAAAAGGAACTTCTTATGAGTTCTTGTTTATGGCAAAAGGTGGTGGATCTGCTAATAAAACATACTTATACCAACAAACTAAGTCTTTATTGAATGATAAATCTATGGATGCTTTCATTCGCACAAAAATCAAAGATTTAGGAACTTCGGCTTGTCCGCCTTACCATTTGGCTTTAGTAATTGGAGGAACTTCTGCGGAAGCAAATCTAAGTGCGGTTAAAAAAGCTTCGGCAGGATATTATGATCATTTACCAACTTCCGGAAATATGGCTGGTCAGGCTTTTCGTGATATCGAATGGGAGCAACGCGTTCAGAAAATCTGTCAGGAAAGTGCGATTGGAGCGCAATTTGGAGGGAAATATTTTACGCATGACGTTCGTGTCATTCGTTTGCCACGTCACGCAGCTTCTTGTCCGGTTGGATTAGGAGTTTCGTGTTCTGCTGATAGAAATATCAAAGGAAAAATTACTAAAGACGGAATCTTCGTTGAACAATTAGAAGTAAACCCGAAACAATTTTTACCGGAAACTGCTCCACATTTAGAAGCTCCTGTAGAAATTGATCTTGATATGCCAATGGCTGATATTCTGGCTAAATTGAGCCAATATCCAATTAAAACTCGTTTGAAATTAAACGGAACTGTGATTGTTGCCCGTGATATTGCTCACGCAAAAATCATGGAATTATTGGAAGCCGGAAAACCAATGCCGGAATATTTTAAAAATCACCCTGTTTATTACGCCGGACCTGCAAAAACTCCGGAAGGAATGGCTTCAGGAAGTTTTGGACCTACAACTGCCGGACGTATGGACGTTTATGTTGATGAATTCCAGAAACATGGCGGAAGTATGATTATGCTTGCAAAAGGAAACCGTACCAAACAAGTTACAGATGCATGTCATAAATATGGCGGATTCTACTTGGGTTCTATTGGTGGTCCTGCAGCAATTTTGGCGCAAGACAATATCTTAAAAGTTGAAGTTGTTGATTTTGAAGAATTAGGAATGGAAGCTGTTAGAAAAATTACCGTTAAAGATTTCCCTGCTTTTATCATTACTGATGATAAAGGAAATGATTTCTTTGAGAATTTGTAATTCTAAGGTTCTGAGGTACTAAGTTACTGAGGTTCTAAGTTTTTCTTTTAAGGGACAAAGTTACAGAGGGACAAAGGTTCAAAGTTTGATTCTCTTTTTATAAAATAGAAACCGCCTTTTTAGGCGGTTTTGTTGTTGATATACTTTGATTGTCAGGCTTAAATTAACCGCAAAGTTCGCTAAGATTTTTTCAAGTATTATTTTATAAAAACACAAAGTTCGCAAAGCTAAATCAACATATAGCTTTGCGAGCTTTGCGTTTACTAAGCGCAATCAACAACAAAAAATACTTTGCGAACTTTGCGGTTAAACCTTATGCACTAAGATTTTTTTCGAAAGCTATGAAATGCGTTAATTTCCCTTTTATATTAAAAACCGGCGAAGCATTAATTTTACATTTATAAACTCTACCATCTTTTCTGTAGTTTTGAATTGTTTTTTCAAATGGGATTTGCAATTTAACTGCTTCTCTCATTTCTTCTACGGCAGTTTTACACGTTGTTGGCCCCTGAAACATTCTTGGTGTTTTCCCAAGAACTTCTTCTTCTTTGTAACCCGTCATTTTTTTTAGTCCATTTGAAGCAAAAACAATTTTGAGATTTACATCTGTAACCAAAACAACTTCCTCTTGAATTCGATCTTTGATATCAAGATTAACATCGTCCCAGGCAAATTGTTCCGATATCTTTTTCATTTTCTTCAAATCAGTCAAAACAGCTTTCAATTCTCTCAAATATTCACAATGAAATTCCCATGCCATAATTGGCAGTGAATGACGACTTGAAGCTTCTTCAAATTTATTAGTTTTCATTATAAATAATTCTTGTTAGTTTTACCTTTCTCTCAAAGATAGAAAGAAAATTCGTCACAAAACAATAAAAAACGCGATTTAACGAAAGGTTAATTTAATTAAAAGGCAAATTTTAGTTGTACAACAACCGCCTTTTTTTCTTCGGTATTTAGATTACTTAACGAAATTCCGAGTAATCGAACAGAATCTTTCATGCGTTCCTGATACAATAATTCTTCTACTGTTTCTATAATCAGACTTTTATCTGAGATAAAATAAGGCAAGGTTTTGCTTCTTGTTTGTTGTGTAAAATCGCTGTATTTAATTTTTAGTGTTACCGTTTTTCCCGAGATATTGTGTTTTTTTAGTCTTCTTTCTAATGAAACAGCAATTTTATCAAGTTGCTCCAACATAAAAATTTCCGAAGATAAATTCACATCAAAAGTATGTTCTGCTGCGACAGATTTGGTAATTCGGTTTGATTTTACTTCGCTATTATGGATTCCACGAACCACTTTATAATAAAAAGTTCCAGATTTTCCGAAGTGTTTCTCCAAGAATTCCAGCGATTTACTTTTTAAATCTGTTCCCGTAAAAATTCCTAATTGGTACATTTTTTCCGTCGTCACTTTTCCAACACCGTAAAACTTCCTGATTGGCAATTCTTCCAAAAAAGCCAAAACTTCATCGGGATTTACCGTTTTTT
This genomic interval carries:
- a CDS encoding GNAT family N-acetyltransferase — protein: MEYSIRKCEVSDLPKLVILCQKHAEYEKADYSPEGKEEGLKKALFGEHPKLNCFVVATDNDIVGYVSYTFDFSTWSAGDFLYMDCLYLEENTRNFGIGEVLINKLKEIAKDKNCVNMQWRTPQFNERAIKFYNRIGAKGKDKICFFLDL
- a CDS encoding SDR family NAD(P)-dependent oxidoreductase, with the protein product MTQISILGCGWLGLPLAKSLIVKKRYSVNGSTTSENKLTVLENAGINPFLVALESESVSESIIPFLAESEILIIDIPPKLRGNNDVSSRKVFVEKIENLIPFIEKSTVKKVLFVSSTAVYGNDNGNITEETIPNPETESGKQLLLAEAILQKNQNFETTILRFGGLIGEDRHPVKHLAGKENLENPDAPINLIHQNDCIKIIEEIISQSKWNEIFNAVAPFHPTREEYYTQQAKEQNLVLPKFSAEKSNIKKTISSEKIETILNYQFKLDVY
- a CDS encoding DUF2207 domain-containing protein, producing MVRHFRFIFTFSILLLSLSQCFAQTDSTATEEHERTERIKQFHSDILVKENGNIVVTETITVYAAEQEIDHGIFRELPMKNYSPKARRNNFYTVLDVTKDWLKEPYHTKINSENFTIYVGDKHISLKEGTYTYKITYEVEAQILPYDNFDEVYWNVTGNYWQFEIENVSAKVILPNGTSILQTHCYTGVLGSKESDCNSKIGGNSVYFTSKNLKQEEGFTVAVGFPKGIVHQPFFSPHYKMEEFVSAGKLLLAFLPVSICFLFFYFSWKTYGKDPLPSYESSESIDLKGRFSATSLRYLKERYSNSQTLLVSIISLSIKGAIEITGNGLQTWKEGFEYYLVKGTKTTNLSQEENAVLETLFKESNTFAINAESYIVFGEAEKALEKSLKSQYNLKDYFSFNLKQIFIGVLLTIVAIAGYSYLTAGTALLFVIFGFSMMMLTVLLITIAIKSIRSKQAAIAFPCIIISIFTGVFTYASFFAVNIDKNYSALNALVIFLLLAGFAIYLSLIGSYTKLGLAVKNQTENLKQQLLNYVLDQNSDIIKTYEENLPYAFALSIEKEWNLKFEEALKNLNYTSNWIKTSDGSVGFSNQIVVHFYNTYNSSSASSSSSSGSSGGGSSGGGGGGGGGGGW
- a CDS encoding methylated-DNA--[protein]-cysteine S-methyltransferase is translated as MNHTVHIQTPIGIARIIGDENGVSEISVLDEGEISTEIPDELKDAALQLQEYFDKKRLTFDFKLNPKGTEFQQKVWKSLLEIPYGKTISYMDQTKKLGDVKAIRAVASANGKNPLWIVVPCHRVIGTNGSLTGYAGGLSRKKWLLEHENPTTQQSLF
- a CDS encoding 3'-5' exonuclease — its product is MIEKINLNNILFLDIETVPEEENFNSLDAEMQSLWDHKTQYQRKDDFTPEEFYDRAGIWAEFGKIICISVGYFTIKGDVRNFRVTSFFGDEKKILKDFNNLLNNHFNQPQHLLCGHNAKEFDIPFIARRMIINQIAIPDKLNLFGKKPWEIAHLDTLELWKFGDYKHFTSLKLLTKILGVPSPKGDIDGSQVGHVYYVEKDIDRIITYCEKDTIAVAQVFLRLRREELLIDDEIIHV
- a CDS encoding winged helix DNA-binding domain-containing protein, whose amino-acid sequence is MTHSEISHYRLISQKLYKSTPFSPQEIVRHLGAMQAQDYAMAKWAIGSRCDSSEKAIEEAVNSAEIIRTHILRPTWHFVASDDIYWMLDVSAPQVKRFTASAAKKYGYDDKKLDQVNSQIEKMLSGNNHLTRDEIMQELNIKKTSNEDFLSAAIMMNAELDGLVCNGRMKGKQITYSLLEERVIKPKNKLTKEEALAKLALRYFKSHGPATLLDFSWWSGFPPTTCKLTINAIELQLNSIEIDNQTYWFGNDISVESDFRESVHFLPAFDEILISYKTREASILSEHQSKAFTNNGIFKPIILENGKVIGTWKRTIKKDHAKIETQFFHETENHKKAILFEELKAFENYLGTKIVIE
- a CDS encoding nucleoside recognition domain-containing protein, whose amino-acid sequence is MVLSRFWLTIFISSIIFIIISLFTANTYTIDYVLNGKKDDPILISEKYAEQLPAFIKDSIKKAPDQTMIINRDTLNADTTYVYKNKTVKIYSGVQKSDGLLPTCKTTLLDLILPLIAYLAFFCGLMELLIISGVSGKLAKALSPVFVKVFPSIPKNHPSISYMTLNFAANFLGLDSAATPFGLKAMESLQEINPDKDKASDAQIMFMCLHASGLTLIATSIIGYRAAANASNPADVMLPCIITSFIGTIAAFLIVGIKQKINFKSASLVIALMVLIAAIVGLLMYVNHLDLIGKNYFTANLSGLILIGIIVATLIFSFIHEKKFTEANTTVFDAFVVGANNGVKTGVTIFPYVLGMLVAISLFRNSGLFEIISDGIAFIFSNMGVNKQITDALPVAMLRPFSSAGSRGFLIDSMNTFGADSLTGRLSSIFQCSAESTFYVIAVYFGSVNIKNTRYALGTMLLVDVICVITAIFVASWFF
- the tnpA gene encoding IS200/IS605 family transposase, whose translation is MSNTFHQVYIQVVFAVKYREAVITNECKPKILSVIGNLINETGCKTIIVNGTEDHIHCLLALKPTISISDLMKVIKGKSSKFINDHQLTKHRFEWQVGYGAFSYSKSHIDSVYKYIANQEEHHKKQNFKDEYSSFLDKYNATFDKRCLFENLM